Proteins from one Planctomyces sp. SH-PL62 genomic window:
- a CDS encoding DUF1501 domain-containing protein, which yields MTPRDPSPIVPHSTTPHSRREWLLKAAGGFGSLPLLDLLSREAGAGAANVAIPGAPANAPWTHAPRAKSVIFLFMEGGPSQIDLFDPKPLLNELAGKPIPASFKPVITPMGEFYSPILPSKRKWGRHGESGAWVSDWLPHTAECVDDLAIIRSCWADGLNHVNGVCQMNTGSTRSGRPSLGSWVSYGLGTENQDLPAFVVLQDYPKSLVAGGPRNWGTGFMPALHQGTRIDGGDEPIAHLRPPASIGDDRQRAKLGLLERLNRRHLDDRRDQTELDARIKSYELAFRMQAEAPEAVDLARETAETLALYGVDDPVTESMGRNCLLARRLVERGVRFVQLYCGAGSKWDSHQDLEGNHGRCCRSSDKPVAGLLKDLKRRGLLDETLVVWGGEFGRTPMSEKGDGRDHNANGFTMWMAGGGIKPGLTLGRTDEAGLHAIEDRLHVHDLHATILHCLGADHTKLIYRHQGRPERPTVNEGQVCMKLLA from the coding sequence ATGACCCCTCGCGATCCGAGCCCGATCGTCCCGCACAGCACGACGCCCCATTCGCGTCGGGAATGGCTGCTCAAGGCCGCCGGCGGGTTCGGCTCGCTGCCGCTGCTGGATCTGCTCTCGCGCGAGGCGGGCGCGGGCGCGGCGAACGTCGCGATCCCCGGCGCGCCCGCGAACGCCCCCTGGACGCACGCGCCGAGGGCGAAGAGCGTCATCTTCCTGTTCATGGAAGGGGGGCCGAGCCAGATCGACCTGTTCGATCCCAAGCCGCTCCTGAACGAGCTGGCCGGCAAGCCGATCCCCGCCAGCTTCAAGCCGGTCATCACGCCGATGGGCGAGTTCTACTCGCCGATCCTCCCCTCGAAGCGGAAGTGGGGCCGCCACGGCGAGAGCGGCGCGTGGGTCTCCGACTGGCTGCCGCACACGGCGGAATGCGTCGACGACCTGGCGATCATCCGGTCGTGCTGGGCCGACGGCCTCAACCACGTCAACGGCGTCTGCCAGATGAACACCGGGTCGACCCGGAGCGGCCGGCCCTCGCTGGGGAGCTGGGTGAGCTACGGCCTGGGGACCGAGAACCAGGACCTCCCCGCGTTCGTCGTCCTCCAGGACTATCCCAAGTCGCTCGTCGCCGGCGGCCCCCGCAACTGGGGCACCGGCTTCATGCCCGCGCTCCATCAGGGGACCCGGATCGACGGCGGCGACGAGCCGATCGCCCACCTCCGCCCCCCGGCCTCGATCGGCGACGACCGCCAGCGCGCCAAGCTCGGCCTCCTGGAGCGGCTCAACCGTCGCCACCTCGACGACCGTCGCGATCAGACCGAGCTGGACGCCCGCATCAAGAGCTATGAACTCGCCTTCCGCATGCAGGCCGAGGCGCCCGAGGCCGTCGACCTTGCGCGCGAGACGGCCGAGACCCTGGCGCTCTACGGCGTGGACGACCCCGTGACCGAGAGCATGGGCCGCAACTGCCTGCTCGCCCGCCGCCTCGTCGAGCGCGGGGTGCGGTTCGTGCAGCTCTATTGCGGCGCGGGCTCCAAGTGGGATTCGCACCAGGACCTCGAAGGGAACCACGGCCGCTGCTGCCGCTCCAGCGACAAGCCCGTCGCCGGCCTGCTCAAGGACCTCAAGCGCCGGGGGCTGCTCGACGAGACCCTGGTCGTCTGGGGAGGCGAATTCGGCCGCACGCCGATGTCCGAGAAGGGGGACGGCCGCGACCACAACGCCAACGGCTTCACCATGTGGATGGCCGGCGGCGGGATCAAGCCCGGCCTCACCCTGGGCCGGACCGACGAGGCCGGACTCCACGCGATCGAGGACCGGCTCCACGTCCACGACCTCCACGCCACGATCCTCCACTGCCTCGGCGCCGACCACACGAAGCTGATCTACCGCCACCAGGGCCGCCCCGAACGCCCCACCGTCAACGAGGGCCAGGTCTGCATGAAACTCCTGGCCTGA